From Solidesulfovibrio carbinoliphilus subsp. oakridgensis, the proteins below share one genomic window:
- the arfB gene encoding alternative ribosome rescue aminoacyl-tRNA hydrolase ArfB has translation MDETLVRITGRVAIPADELTFTASRSSGPGGQNVNKVSTRITLWFDLAASPSLTDADKDRIRQALGSRIGKDGLLRIISQTTRSQTANKELAVARFVELLRDALTPLPPRKKTRATLASKHRRLDTKKQHGALKRQRASRPASED, from the coding sequence ATGGACGAAACGCTCGTACGCATCACCGGCAGGGTGGCCATCCCGGCCGACGAACTGACGTTTACCGCCTCGCGGAGCAGCGGCCCGGGCGGCCAGAACGTCAACAAAGTCAGCACCCGCATCACCTTGTGGTTCGACCTCGCCGCCTCGCCGAGCCTGACCGACGCCGACAAGGACCGTATCCGGCAGGCGCTCGGTTCGCGCATCGGCAAGGACGGGCTCTTGCGCATCATCTCCCAGACCACCCGCAGCCAGACCGCCAACAAGGAACTGGCCGTGGCCCGTTTCGTGGAACTCCTGCGCGACGCCCTGACCCCCCTGCCCCCCCGCAAGAAGACCCGGGCCACCCTGGCCTCCAAGCACCGCCGCCTGGACACCAAGAAGCAGCACGGCGCCCTCAAGCGCCAGCGCGCCTCGCGCCCTGCGTCAGAGGACTAG
- a CDS encoding SxtJ family membrane protein: MSSLEQKRQKKPFWLSATREQAKDTGMALVLVSLIVFFVTREVRYATIAAGILLLDMISPSLFKPAAKLWFGLSHVLGTVMSKVLLSLIFYLVLSPMGILRTLCGKDPMRARQFKKGEGSVFRVRDHAFVAADIEQPF, encoded by the coding sequence ATGTCCTCACTGGAACAAAAACGCCAGAAGAAGCCGTTTTGGCTTTCCGCTACCCGGGAACAGGCCAAGGACACGGGCATGGCCCTGGTCCTTGTGAGCCTGATCGTTTTTTTCGTCACCCGCGAGGTCCGCTATGCGACCATCGCGGCCGGCATCCTGCTCCTCGACATGATCTCGCCGTCCTTGTTCAAGCCGGCGGCCAAGCTGTGGTTCGGCCTGTCCCACGTGCTCGGCACGGTCATGTCCAAGGTGCTCCTGTCTCTCATTTTTTACCTGGTGCTCTCGCCCATGGGCATCCTGCGCACCCTTTGCGGCAAGGACCCCATGCGCGCCCGCCAGTTCAAGAAAGGCGAAGGCTCGGTCTTCCGGGTCCGGGACCACGCCTTTGTGGCCGCGGACATTGAACAGCCGTTTTGA
- a CDS encoding DUF5989 family protein: MEFLTELWGFLRVRKKFWLLPIILVLLLFGVLVVLTSGTAVAPFIYTLF, encoded by the coding sequence ATGGAATTTCTGACTGAACTGTGGGGCTTTTTGCGGGTCCGGAAAAAATTCTGGCTGTTGCCCATCATCCTCGTGCTGCTGCTCTTCGGCGTCCTGGTGGTCCTGACCAGCGGCACGGCCGTGGCGCCGTTCATCTACACGCTCTTTTAA
- a CDS encoding nitric-oxide reductase large subunit, which translates to MQVEGIARQRLSGWWRKAVLAVLVIGFGLEILITFQAYRQAPPIPERVVGPAGEVVFTGADVTAGQQVFLRYGLMENGSIWGHGAYLGPDFSAQYLHDLGLAANRSLALSRFGRPFEELSAEERQAVSATVASRLKENRFDAARNVLTFTDDEVRSFEDQIRRWTDYFSNPAVNGGLTAGYIRDPKELRDLTAFFAWTAWVSIANRPGEAFSYTNNFPYDPLLGNTPTSQMVLWSALSLITLLTGIALVLFAFGKFEYLGWKGTGEHVHPKMLPGVAGPTQRAIIKYFVAASLLFLVQVLVGGATAHYRAEPGDFYGFDLAAFLPSNILRTWHLQSAIFWIATSFVGGGLLLGQALGEKEPKGQAMAIHGLFWALVLVVVGSLLGELAGINRLLGDLWFWFGHQGWEYLDLGRGWQILLAIGLIGWVVLLLRSVMPALLDPERREISTLFMLAASAIPIFYLPAFFFGGATNFTIVDNWRFWIIHLWVEGFFELFVTVMVAVTFFRLGLVTRLTAARVIYLDAILFLGSGIVGTGHHWYFSGQTNLNLSLSALFSAMEVVPLTLLTLDAWDFVKLTDSECAVCGQRVNIPHKWAFYFLMAVGFWNFVGAGIFGFLINLPIVSYFEVGTILTPNHGHMALMGVFGMEALALMVLAFRQVLTADQWRGPERFIRISFWGLNFGLLLMVVGSLFPGGVLQVYDVLTNGYWHARSLDYLGRDLSRLIEWGRLPGDTVFIVAGVAPMAIAAVMTYLRMRQTPAAVPGEAGGRPVG; encoded by the coding sequence ATGCAGGTTGAGGGGATTGCCAGGCAGAGGCTGTCCGGCTGGTGGCGCAAGGCCGTTTTGGCGGTCCTTGTCATCGGCTTCGGGCTGGAGATCCTGATCACGTTCCAGGCCTATCGCCAGGCGCCACCCATTCCCGAGCGCGTGGTCGGCCCTGCGGGGGAGGTCGTCTTCACGGGCGCGGACGTTACGGCCGGGCAGCAGGTCTTCCTGCGCTACGGGCTCATGGAGAACGGCTCGATCTGGGGGCACGGGGCCTATCTCGGCCCGGACTTCTCGGCCCAGTACCTCCACGACCTGGGGCTTGCGGCCAACCGGAGCCTGGCCTTGTCCCGGTTCGGCCGGCCGTTCGAGGAGCTGTCCGCCGAGGAGCGCCAGGCCGTGTCCGCCACGGTCGCCTCCCGGCTCAAGGAGAACCGCTTCGACGCCGCCCGAAACGTCCTCACCTTCACCGACGACGAAGTCCGGTCCTTCGAGGACCAGATCCGGCGGTGGACCGACTATTTCTCCAACCCGGCCGTAAACGGCGGCCTGACCGCCGGCTACATCCGGGACCCCAAGGAACTGCGCGACCTGACGGCCTTTTTCGCCTGGACGGCCTGGGTCTCCATCGCCAACCGGCCGGGCGAGGCCTTCTCCTACACCAACAATTTCCCCTACGATCCCCTGCTCGGCAACACGCCGACCAGCCAAATGGTGTTGTGGAGCGCGCTGAGCCTCATCACCCTCCTGACCGGCATCGCGCTGGTGCTTTTCGCCTTTGGCAAATTCGAATACCTGGGCTGGAAGGGCACGGGGGAGCATGTGCATCCGAAAATGCTCCCCGGCGTGGCCGGGCCGACCCAGCGGGCGATCATCAAGTACTTCGTGGCCGCCTCCCTGCTTTTCCTGGTCCAGGTGCTGGTCGGCGGGGCCACCGCCCACTACCGGGCCGAGCCGGGCGACTTTTACGGCTTCGACCTGGCCGCGTTCTTGCCGAGCAACATCCTGCGGACCTGGCACCTGCAATCGGCCATCTTCTGGATCGCCACCTCCTTTGTGGGCGGCGGGCTGTTGCTGGGCCAGGCCCTTGGCGAAAAGGAACCGAAAGGCCAGGCCATGGCCATCCACGGCCTGTTCTGGGCCCTGGTCCTGGTCGTGGTCGGAAGCCTTCTCGGGGAGCTGGCCGGCATCAACCGGCTCCTGGGGGACCTGTGGTTCTGGTTCGGGCACCAGGGCTGGGAATACCTGGACCTGGGCCGGGGCTGGCAGATCCTCTTGGCCATCGGGCTGATCGGCTGGGTGGTCCTTTTGCTGCGAAGCGTCATGCCGGCCCTGCTCGACCCGGAGCGGCGCGAGATCTCGACGCTTTTCATGCTGGCGGCCTCGGCCATCCCGATCTTTTACCTGCCGGCGTTTTTCTTCGGCGGCGCCACCAACTTCACCATCGTGGACAACTGGCGGTTCTGGATCATCCACCTCTGGGTGGAGGGCTTTTTCGAGCTCTTCGTCACGGTCATGGTGGCGGTGACCTTTTTCCGGCTCGGCCTCGTCACCCGGCTGACCGCCGCCCGGGTCATCTACCTCGACGCCATCCTCTTTCTCGGCAGCGGCATCGTCGGCACGGGCCACCACTGGTATTTCAGCGGCCAGACCAACCTCAACCTGTCGCTCTCGGCCCTTTTTTCGGCCATGGAGGTCGTGCCGCTGACGCTTTTGACCCTGGACGCCTGGGATTTCGTCAAGCTGACCGACTCGGAGTGCGCGGTTTGCGGGCAGCGGGTGAACATCCCGCACAAGTGGGCCTTTTATTTCCTCATGGCCGTCGGATTCTGGAACTTCGTCGGGGCCGGCATCTTCGGCTTCCTGATCAACCTGCCCATTGTCAGCTATTTCGAGGTCGGGACGATTCTCACCCCCAATCACGGGCACATGGCGCTGATGGGCGTCTTCGGCATGGAGGCGTTGGCCCTTATGGTCCTGGCCTTCCGGCAGGTGCTGACCGCAGACCAGTGGCGCGGCCCGGAGCGGTTCATCCGGATCTCCTTCTGGGGGCTTAACTTCGGGCTGCTCCTCATGGTGGTCGGGAGCCTCTTTCCGGGCGGCGTGCTGCAGGTCTACGACGTGCTGACCAACGGCTATTGGCACGCCCGGAGCCTCGACTACCTGGGGCGCGACCTCAGCCGGCTCATCGAATGGGGACGGCTGCCCGGGGATACGGTCTTCATCGTGGCCGGGGTCGCGCCCATGGCCATCGCCGCCGTCATGACCTACCTGCGCATGCGGCAGACCCCGGCGGCGGTTCCCGGAGAGGCGGGGGGAAGGCCCGTCGGCTAG
- a CDS encoding zinc-ribbon domain-containing protein, translating into MRCNKCGAESPDRIRFCPVCGHKLQSGRENHEDAPDEAGTGDAPRPASRLLDFQGWARPGRGGGRYVEACVYAALLGGGVAWFLYSGVQWPLYPLVALCALAVWLRRL; encoded by the coding sequence ATGCGGTGCAACAAATGCGGGGCCGAGAGCCCCGACCGGATACGGTTCTGCCCGGTCTGCGGCCACAAGCTCCAGTCCGGCCGCGAGAACCACGAAGACGCCCCGGACGAGGCCGGGACCGGGGACGCGCCGCGCCCGGCCTCCCGGCTCCTCGACTTCCAGGGCTGGGCCAGGCCCGGCCGGGGTGGCGGACGGTATGTCGAGGCCTGCGTCTATGCCGCCTTGCTCGGCGGGGGCGTGGCCTGGTTTCTGTATTCCGGCGTCCAGTGGCCGCTTTATCCCCTGGTCGCGCTGTGCGCCCTGGCCGTCTGGCTGCGCCGCCTCTAA
- a CDS encoding YidH family protein, with protein MPDATPKGPADAPYDLSNPQVLLAWQRNHLANERTFLAWCRTGLALFGFSFVIERFDFFIRQIQDVPLFSGVAQKHLHTEAVTLSTFAVGVLVMVVAVWRFWYIRRCINTGAKVFSPVPDIVFTAAVVGIILGLFSVFWHLIAQ; from the coding sequence ATGCCCGATGCCACGCCCAAAGGGCCTGCCGACGCCCCCTACGACCTCTCCAATCCCCAGGTGCTCCTGGCCTGGCAGCGCAACCACCTGGCCAACGAACGGACGTTCCTGGCCTGGTGCCGCACGGGCCTGGCCCTTTTCGGCTTCAGCTTCGTCATCGAGCGCTTCGACTTTTTCATCCGCCAGATCCAGGACGTGCCCCTTTTTTCCGGCGTGGCCCAAAAGCACCTGCACACCGAGGCCGTGACGCTCTCCACCTTTGCCGTGGGCGTGCTCGTCATGGTCGTGGCCGTCTGGCGCTTCTGGTACATCCGCCGCTGCATCAACACCGGGGCCAAGGTCTTTTCCCCCGTGCCGGACATCGTGTTCACGGCGGCGGTGGTCGGCATCATCCTCGGACTTTTTTCCGTGTTCTGGCATCTGATCGCCCAATGA
- a CDS encoding cobyric acid synthase, whose translation MNESFPHGGNRLALARSAGRDPGDLLDASASINPLGPPDWLRTTISAAVSDLVHYPDPDATALLAAASRRYGAPASHFVAANGTSEILYALPRSTGLARAVIPTPSYADYATAVHKGGFDIRRLPLTELDGFAVHTDRIEGVLRSPSLVIVASPNNPTGRTVPAAAIREMAGRHPQSLFVVDEAFADFVPGFESLAGADRPHNVAVLLSLTKSFAIPGLRLGLLAASPDLADWVRKNLPPWSVNTLAQAVGARALGDAAYLEKTRAALPRLRDRLADGLIRLGLTVYPGAANFLLARLPMDALSSTELCRRVLAEHGVALRDCANFSGLSDRYVRVAVRPLAETDRVLTALAAILDPPRAPAFRPRRRTPALMVLGTASNAGKSVLCAGLCRVLARSGLRVAPFKAQNMSLNSGVTADGLEMGRAQILQARACNLAPDARMNPVLLKPTSDVGSQVIVMGRPVGVMRVGQYIAYKPTAFAAAREAYDTLAATADAMVLEGAGSPAEVNLKAHDIVNMAMAAHAGARAILVADIDRGGAFAAIAGTMECLTEAERARIGGYVLNRFRGDAGLLAPANDFLRDLTGRPVLGVVPYLPALGLPEEDSVSFKDGKTLGEAPPSDPDCLDIAVVDLPRVSNFTDLDALAVEPDVRLRRVAEAAALGRPDAVLLPGSKNTLADLAWLKETGLAGAVAALAREGKTEVVGLCAGLQMLGQEVADPLGLESGRGTGEGLGLLPLSTELVAEKTLAATRAVHTPTGLPLHGYEIHHGLTRVMTGAGAGAGVAVTRTDGAPIGYARPDLPVWGAYLHGLFDADGFRRHFLNGLRQRRGLPPVGTLTAYDLEPALDRLADALEAACDMAVIRRLMGL comes from the coding sequence ATGAACGAATCCTTCCCCCACGGCGGCAACCGCCTCGCCCTGGCCCGGTCCGCCGGCCGCGATCCCGGAGACCTCCTCGACGCCTCGGCCAGCATCAATCCGCTCGGGCCCCCGGACTGGCTGCGCACCACCATCAGCGCCGCCGTCTCGGACCTCGTCCACTACCCGGACCCGGACGCCACCGCCCTCCTGGCCGCGGCCAGCCGGCGCTACGGGGCCCCGGCCTCCCATTTCGTGGCCGCGAACGGCACGAGCGAAATCCTTTACGCCCTGCCCCGCTCCACCGGACTGGCCCGGGCCGTCATCCCGACCCCGTCCTATGCCGACTACGCCACGGCGGTCCACAAGGGCGGCTTCGACATCCGCCGCCTGCCCCTGACCGAACTCGACGGCTTCGCGGTCCACACCGACCGGATCGAGGGCGTGCTGCGCTCGCCGTCCCTGGTCATCGTCGCCAGCCCCAACAACCCCACCGGCCGGACCGTGCCCGCGGCCGCCATCCGGGAGATGGCCGGCCGGCATCCCCAGAGCCTGTTCGTGGTGGACGAGGCCTTTGCCGATTTCGTCCCGGGCTTCGAGTCCCTGGCCGGCGCCGACCGGCCCCACAACGTGGCGGTCCTCCTGTCCCTGACCAAATCCTTCGCCATCCCGGGCCTGCGCCTGGGGCTGCTCGCCGCCAGCCCCGACCTGGCCGACTGGGTCCGCAAGAACCTGCCCCCGTGGTCGGTCAACACCCTGGCCCAGGCCGTGGGCGCCCGGGCCCTCGGCGACGCGGCCTACCTGGAAAAAACCCGGGCCGCCCTGCCCCGGTTGCGCGACCGGCTGGCCGACGGCTTGATCCGGCTTGGCCTCACCGTCTATCCGGGCGCGGCCAATTTCCTCCTGGCCCGGCTGCCCATGGACGCCCTGTCCTCCACCGAACTCTGCCGCCGGGTCCTGGCCGAACACGGCGTCGCCCTTCGCGACTGCGCCAATTTCTCGGGCCTCTCGGACCGCTACGTCCGGGTGGCCGTGCGGCCCCTGGCCGAAACCGACCGGGTGCTCACCGCCCTGGCCGCCATCCTCGATCCGCCCCGGGCCCCGGCCTTTCGGCCCAGGCGCCGGACCCCGGCCCTCATGGTCCTCGGCACGGCCTCCAACGCCGGCAAATCGGTCCTGTGCGCCGGCCTTTGCCGGGTGCTCGCCCGGTCGGGCCTTCGGGTCGCGCCGTTTAAGGCCCAGAACATGTCGCTCAATTCCGGGGTCACGGCCGACGGCCTGGAGATGGGTCGGGCGCAGATCCTGCAGGCCCGGGCCTGCAACCTGGCTCCGGACGCGCGCATGAACCCGGTGTTACTCAAACCCACCTCCGACGTCGGCTCCCAGGTCATCGTCATGGGCCGGCCCGTCGGCGTCATGCGGGTGGGGCAGTACATCGCCTACAAGCCGACCGCCTTCGCCGCCGCCCGCGAGGCCTACGACACCCTTGCCGCCACGGCCGACGCCATGGTGCTGGAGGGGGCCGGCAGCCCGGCCGAGGTGAACCTGAAGGCCCACGACATCGTCAACATGGCCATGGCCGCCCACGCCGGGGCCCGGGCGATTCTGGTCGCGGACATCGACCGGGGCGGGGCCTTTGCCGCCATCGCCGGCACCATGGAGTGCCTGACCGAGGCCGAGCGGGCCCGCATCGGCGGCTACGTCCTCAACCGGTTTCGCGGCGACGCCGGCCTGCTGGCCCCGGCCAACGACTTCCTGCGCGACCTGACCGGCCGGCCGGTCCTTGGCGTGGTGCCGTATCTGCCCGCCCTCGGGCTGCCGGAGGAGGATTCGGTCTCCTTCAAGGACGGGAAGACGCTCGGCGAGGCCCCGCCCAGCGATCCGGACTGCCTCGACATCGCGGTCGTCGATCTGCCGCGCGTGTCCAATTTCACGGACCTGGACGCCCTGGCCGTGGAGCCGGACGTCCGGCTTCGCCGGGTGGCCGAGGCCGCCGCCCTGGGCCGTCCGGACGCGGTCCTTTTGCCCGGCAGCAAGAACACCCTGGCCGACCTGGCCTGGCTCAAGGAAACGGGGCTGGCCGGGGCCGTCGCCGCCCTGGCCCGGGAGGGGAAAACGGAGGTGGTGGGCCTTTGCGCCGGCCTGCAGATGCTCGGGCAGGAGGTGGCCGATCCCCTGGGCCTGGAATCGGGCCGGGGCACCGGGGAAGGGCTTGGGCTTTTGCCGCTCTCCACCGAGCTTGTGGCCGAAAAGACCCTGGCCGCCACCCGGGCCGTCCACACGCCGACCGGCCTGCCGCTTCACGGCTACGAGATCCACCACGGCCTGACCCGGGTCATGACCGGGGCCGGGGCCGGGGCCGGGGTGGCCGTCACCCGGACGGACGGTGCGCCCATCGGCTACGCCCGGCCGGACCTTCCTGTGTGGGGAGCCTACCTGCACGGCCTGTTCGACGCCGACGGCTTTCGCCGGCATTTCTTAAACGGCCTGCGGCAGCGGCGAGGCCTGCCGCCCGTCGGAACCCTCACAGCCTACGACCTGGAGCCGGCCCTCGACCGGCTGGCCGACGCCCTGGAGGCCGCCTGCGACATGGCGGTCATCCGCCGGCTGATGGGGCTGTAG
- a CDS encoding carbamoyltransferase, producing MAQYILGISAYYHDSAAALLRDGEIVAAAHEERFTRKKHDAAFPQKAAAYVLEEAGIGLSELEAIAFYDKPYLKFERLMETYHGFAPRGVVSFLSAMPVWIKEKLFMKKMLREELAKLGQGKPRILFPEHHLSHAASAFYPSPFDEAAILTIDGVGEWSTTTIGLGRGKDITFLRELDFPHSLGLLYSAFTYYCGFKVNSGEYKLMGLAPYGIEGSERVADYRQKILDALVDLRPDGSMLLNMAYFDYATGLTMCRDGKWEALFGLPRRASESELSQEHMDMALAIQQVTEDVVLRLARTAREMTGCKNLVMAGGVSLNCVANGKLLREGIFDDVWIQPAAGDAGGALGAALAARHIWSGHDRAPLPEGAMDRMAGSYLGPEFTRKDAVRVASRHDAPCAVHDDFDALCATVADLLADGKVVGWFQGRMEYGPRALGGRSILGDPRNPEMQKKLNLKIKYREGFRPFAPSVLAEAASECFVLDRPSPYMLLVAPVAEKLRHDLPDGYWEKPMFDRLYVSRSDLPAITHVDFSARIQTVHERTNPRYHRLIKTFADRHGCPVIVNTSFNVRGEPIVCTPEDAYRCFMRTEMDYLVIGDCLFDKTNQPDYGDAGDWRDEYELD from the coding sequence ATGGCCCAATACATCCTGGGAATTTCCGCCTACTACCACGACAGCGCCGCCGCCCTGCTCCGGGACGGCGAAATCGTGGCCGCCGCCCATGAGGAGCGGTTCACGCGCAAGAAACACGACGCGGCCTTTCCCCAAAAGGCCGCGGCCTACGTGCTGGAAGAAGCCGGCATCGGCCTGTCCGAGCTCGAAGCCATCGCCTTTTACGACAAGCCCTACCTCAAGTTCGAGCGGCTGATGGAGACCTACCACGGGTTCGCTCCGCGCGGCGTGGTGAGCTTCCTGTCGGCCATGCCGGTGTGGATCAAGGAAAAGCTCTTCATGAAAAAGATGCTGCGCGAGGAACTGGCCAAGCTCGGCCAGGGCAAGCCGCGCATCCTTTTTCCCGAGCACCACCTGTCCCATGCCGCCTCGGCCTTCTACCCCTCGCCCTTTGACGAGGCCGCCATCCTGACCATCGACGGCGTGGGCGAGTGGTCGACCACCACCATCGGCCTCGGGCGCGGCAAGGACATCACGTTCCTTCGCGAGCTGGATTTCCCGCACTCGCTCGGGCTCCTCTATTCCGCCTTCACCTACTACTGCGGCTTCAAGGTCAATTCCGGCGAATACAAGCTCATGGGCCTGGCCCCGTACGGCATCGAGGGCTCGGAGCGGGTGGCGGACTACAGGCAAAAGATCCTGGACGCGCTGGTGGACCTGCGGCCGGACGGGTCCATGCTCCTCAACATGGCCTACTTCGACTACGCGACCGGGCTGACCATGTGCCGCGACGGCAAGTGGGAGGCCCTCTTTGGCCTGCCGCGCCGGGCCTCCGAGTCGGAGCTGTCCCAGGAGCACATGGACATGGCGCTCGCCATCCAGCAGGTGACCGAGGACGTGGTCCTGCGCCTGGCCAGGACGGCCCGGGAGATGACCGGCTGTAAAAACCTCGTCATGGCTGGCGGCGTCTCGCTCAACTGCGTGGCCAACGGCAAGCTTTTGCGCGAGGGGATCTTTGACGACGTCTGGATCCAGCCGGCCGCCGGCGACGCCGGCGGGGCCCTGGGCGCGGCGCTCGCCGCCCGGCACATCTGGTCCGGCCACGACCGCGCCCCCCTGCCCGAGGGGGCCATGGACCGCATGGCCGGCTCGTATCTCGGCCCGGAATTCACCCGCAAGGACGCCGTGCGCGTGGCCTCGCGCCACGACGCGCCGTGCGCGGTCCACGACGACTTCGACGCCCTGTGCGCCACGGTGGCCGATCTGCTGGCCGACGGCAAGGTGGTCGGCTGGTTCCAGGGCCGCATGGAATACGGCCCCCGGGCCCTCGGCGGCAGGAGCATCCTCGGCGATCCCCGAAACCCGGAAATGCAGAAGAAGCTCAATCTCAAGATCAAATACCGCGAGGGCTTCCGGCCCTTCGCCCCCTCGGTCCTGGCCGAGGCGGCGTCCGAGTGCTTCGTCCTCGACCGGCCCTCGCCCTACATGCTGCTGGTTGCGCCCGTGGCCGAAAAGCTCCGCCACGACCTGCCGGACGGCTACTGGGAAAAGCCGATGTTCGACCGGCTCTACGTCTCCCGCTCGGACCTGCCGGCCATCACCCACGTGGACTTCTCGGCCCGCATCCAGACCGTGCACGAGCGGACCAATCCCCGCTACCACCGGCTGATCAAAACCTTCGCCGACCGCCACGGCTGTCCGGTCATCGTCAACACCAGCTTCAACGTCCGGGGCGAGCCCATCGTCTGCACGCCCGAAGACGCCTACCGCTGCTTCATGCGCACGGAAATGGACTACCTGGTCATCGGCGACTGCCTCTTTGACAAGACCAACCAGCCCGACTACGGCGACGCCGGCGACTGGCGCGACGAATACGAACTGGATTAG
- a CDS encoding 4Fe-4S domain-containing protein — METTLHGYSVNPVCCNGCGACASLVPELFAMDEATEKPVLLLAEAPAAAIEQAMAFCPHDCIEMD, encoded by the coding sequence ATGGAGACGACCCTGCACGGCTACAGCGTCAATCCCGTCTGCTGCAACGGCTGCGGCGCCTGCGCGTCGCTGGTCCCGGAGCTTTTCGCCATGGACGAGGCCACGGAAAAGCCGGTCCTGCTGCTGGCCGAGGCCCCGGCCGCAGCCATCGAGCAGGCCATGGCCTTTTGTCCCCACGACTGCATCGAGATGGACTGA
- a CDS encoding FmdB family zinc ribbon protein: MPIYEYKCGECGKVFEVLQKKFDVDEAACEACGATGRRIMSNTSFVLKGTGWYVTDYKGNGGCSAAGGNGNGKSAASTDAASSSGEAAASTPCAKAASDGGCGSCKSAPAATPASGS, encoded by the coding sequence ATGCCCATCTACGAATACAAGTGCGGCGAGTGCGGGAAGGTTTTCGAGGTCTTGCAGAAAAAGTTCGACGTGGACGAAGCGGCCTGCGAGGCCTGCGGCGCCACCGGCCGGCGCATCATGTCGAACACGTCGTTCGTGCTCAAAGGCACGGGATGGTACGTCACGGACTACAAGGGCAACGGCGGCTGCAGCGCCGCCGGCGGCAACGGCAACGGCAAGTCCGCCGCCTCCACGGACGCCGCGTCCTCTTCCGGCGAAGCCGCCGCGTCCACGCCCTGCGCCAAGGCCGCCTCGGACGGCGGTTGCGGCTCCTGCAAGAGCGCCCCGGCCGCCACGCCGGCTTCCGGCTCCTGA
- a CDS encoding cache protein: MPVVTTFVLGLLLAASAAFPPALAAKTAEAPPLARAVVTEAAGRLDDTLAAVARSAASLGAAYAALARDTAPPTPEERGRFLQNYAVKDGVVAFRDRQSPCGPEPAAEAPCPALLFYDGENFTDETFRQLSVLSRLGPAMAAAHDALPFSWVYLTTPGQNFAIYPYLPLAEAVGNYQPTEKDFYTAADFKGKACGWLSPYLDLAGAGMMVTVSCPVYDGETLLAVSSRDVTLAQLSSRVMADLAGIPGGRAVLMNRRGKAIAASDATVSAFIERENGKAGDAVVYFRADRGLAALGLEKGLASPDAALNQAGEEVVARHETDRENPIVFTQGRDAVLATRLAATGWYLVLLVPQKAAR, translated from the coding sequence ATGCCTGTTGTCACGACATTCGTCCTCGGGCTCTTGCTGGCCGCCTCGGCCGCGTTTCCGCCGGCCCTGGCCGCCAAAACGGCCGAGGCCCCGCCGCTCGCCCGGGCCGTCGTCACCGAGGCCGCCGGCCGCCTGGACGACACCCTGGCCGCCGTGGCCCGAAGCGCCGCCTCCCTCGGCGCGGCCTACGCGGCCCTCGCCCGCGACACCGCGCCCCCGACCCCCGAGGAGCGCGGCCGGTTCCTGCAGAACTACGCGGTCAAGGACGGGGTGGTGGCCTTCCGCGACCGGCAAAGCCCCTGCGGCCCGGAACCGGCCGCCGAGGCCCCGTGTCCGGCGCTTCTTTTCTACGACGGCGAAAACTTCACGGACGAGACCTTCCGGCAGCTCTCTGTCCTGTCCCGGCTCGGCCCGGCCATGGCCGCCGCCCACGACGCCCTGCCCTTTTCCTGGGTCTACCTGACCACCCCGGGCCAGAACTTCGCCATCTACCCCTATCTGCCCCTGGCCGAGGCCGTCGGCAACTACCAGCCCACGGAAAAAGACTTCTACACCGCCGCCGATTTCAAGGGGAAAGCCTGCGGCTGGCTGTCGCCCTACCTCGACCTGGCCGGGGCCGGCATGATGGTCACGGTCTCCTGCCCGGTCTACGACGGGGAGACGCTTTTGGCCGTCTCCTCCCGCGACGTGACCCTGGCCCAGCTTTCGAGCCGCGTAATGGCCGACCTGGCCGGCATCCCCGGGGGCCGGGCGGTGCTCATGAACCGGCGCGGCAAGGCCATCGCGGCCAGCGACGCCACGGTGTCGGCCTTTATCGAGCGCGAAAACGGCAAGGCCGGGGACGCGGTGGTCTATTTCCGGGCCGACCGGGGGCTGGCCGCCCTTGGCCTGGAAAAGGGGCTGGCCTCGCCGGACGCGGCCCTCAACCAGGCCGGCGAGGAGGTGGTCGCCCGGCACGAGACCGACCGGGAAAACCCCATCGTCTTCACCCAGGGCCGGGACGCGGTGCTGGCCACGCGGCTGGCCGCCACGGGCTGGTATCTGGTGCTGCTCGTTCCCCAAAAGGCGGCCCGATGA